Proteins from a genomic interval of Pseudomonas asplenii:
- a CDS encoding secondary thiamine-phosphate synthase enzyme YjbQ yields the protein MWQQTLITLRARPRGFHLVTQELLAGLPELQACRVGLLHLWLQHTSASLTINENADPAVRRDFERFFNRLVPQGGLEYEHNDEGADDLPAHFKASLLGCQLTLPVTAGRLALGSWQGVYLGEHRDQGGARKVLATLQGEWA from the coding sequence ATGTGGCAACAGACACTGATTACCTTGCGGGCCCGGCCCCGGGGCTTTCATTTGGTGACCCAGGAGTTGCTCGCCGGCTTGCCTGAACTCCAGGCATGTCGCGTCGGTCTGTTGCATCTGTGGCTGCAACATACCTCGGCTTCGTTGACCATCAACGAGAATGCCGATCCGGCGGTTCGCCGCGACTTCGAACGTTTTTTCAACCGATTGGTCCCGCAAGGTGGCCTCGAGTATGAACACAACGACGAAGGTGCGGATGACTTGCCGGCGCACTTCAAGGCCAGTTTACTAGGCTGTCAGTTGACCTTGCCGGTCACGGCGGGGCGGCTGGCGCTGGGTAGTTGGCAGGGCGTTTATCTTGGCGAGCACCGCGATCAGGGTGGTGCTCGTAAAGTCCTTGCCACCCTTCAGGGTGAATGGGCTTGA
- the sutA gene encoding transcriptional regulator SutA, with translation MSDDDLENDDLEVGDEDETEEGLEASAEDVDVADDDGGDAPAPTAKGKAKAAVSIDELPSVEAKNKERDALARAMEEFLARGGKVQEVEANVVADPPKKPDNKYGSRPI, from the coding sequence ATGAGCGACGATGATCTGGAAAATGATGACCTCGAAGTAGGCGACGAAGACGAGACCGAAGAAGGCCTGGAAGCGTCTGCAGAAGACGTGGACGTGGCGGACGACGATGGCGGCGATGCCCCTGCCCCGACCGCCAAGGGCAAGGCCAAGGCTGCGGTATCGATCGACGAATTGCCCAGTGTCGAGGCCAAGAACAAGGAGCGTGATGCTCTGGCACGTGCCATGGAAGAGTTCCTGGCGCGCGGTGGCAAGGTGCAGGAAGTGGAGGCCAATGTGGTCGCCGATCCGCCCAAGAAGCCGGATAACAAGTACGGCAGCCGACCTATCTGA
- a CDS encoding HAD family hydrolase, producing the protein MTIELVTFDLDDTLWDTAPVIHSAENILREWLAAHAPDLGGVPIEHLWAIRERILLQEPPLKHRISALRRRVLFHALEEAGYPHAQASSLAEEAFEVFIHARHQIEVFPEVEPTLEVLGRSFALGVVTNGNADVRRLGLADYFRFALCAEDIGIAKPDSRLFHEALSRGGNISASAAVHIGDHPGDDIAGAQQAGLRAVWYNPTGKAWEAERHPDAEIRSLTELPALLAAWNRQPARS; encoded by the coding sequence ATGACGATTGAGCTGGTCACCTTCGACCTCGACGATACCCTGTGGGACACCGCTCCGGTGATCCACAGCGCGGAGAACATACTGCGCGAATGGCTGGCCGCACACGCCCCCGACCTCGGCGGCGTGCCGATCGAGCACCTGTGGGCGATTCGCGAACGGATACTGCTCCAGGAACCGCCCCTCAAGCACCGTATCAGCGCCCTGCGGCGCCGGGTGTTGTTCCACGCCCTGGAAGAAGCCGGTTATCCACATGCGCAGGCCTCGTCACTGGCTGAGGAAGCGTTCGAGGTGTTCATCCACGCCCGACACCAGATCGAGGTGTTCCCGGAGGTCGAGCCGACCCTGGAGGTTCTGGGCCGCAGCTTTGCCCTGGGCGTGGTCACCAACGGCAACGCCGATGTGCGCCGCCTGGGTCTGGCCGACTACTTTCGCTTTGCACTGTGTGCCGAGGATATCGGCATCGCCAAGCCGGATTCACGGCTGTTCCACGAAGCCCTGTCCCGCGGCGGCAATATCTCAGCCAGCGCGGCGGTGCATATCGGCGATCATCCGGGTGACGACATCGCCGGGGCTCAGCAGGCTGGGCTGCGGGCGGTCTGGTACAACCCCACGGGCAAGGCCTGGGAAGCCGAGCGCCACCCGGACGCCGAGATTCGCAGCCTCACCGAACTGCCAGCCCTGCTCGCCGCCTGGAACCGCCAGCCTGCACGCTCCTGA
- the xerC gene encoding tyrosine recombinase XerC produces the protein MERQLDAYCEHLRSERQVSPHTLQAYRRDLNKVLAFCEKEQVAGWAALDIQRLRRLVARLHQQGQSSRSLARLLSAVRGLYQYLNREGLCNHDPATGLAPPKGERRLPKTLDTDRAQQLLDGAVEDDFLAHRDQAILELFYSSGLRLSELTGLNLDQLDLADGLVQVHGKGSKTRVLPIGRKAREALQTWLPLRALSNPADDAVFVSQQGRRLGPRAIQLRVKAAGERELGQNLHPHMLRHSFASHLLESSQDLRGVQELLGHSDIKTTQIYTHLDFQHLATVYDSAHPRAKRSKDSSQ, from the coding sequence ATGGAACGACAACTGGACGCCTACTGCGAGCACCTGCGCAGTGAGCGTCAGGTGTCGCCACACACCCTGCAAGCCTATCGCCGCGACCTGAACAAGGTCCTGGCCTTCTGCGAGAAGGAGCAGGTCGCCGGCTGGGCCGCCCTGGACATCCAGCGCCTGCGCCGGCTGGTCGCGCGCCTGCACCAGCAGGGGCAATCCTCGCGCAGCCTGGCTCGACTGCTGTCGGCGGTGCGCGGCCTGTACCAGTACCTCAATCGCGAAGGGCTGTGCAATCACGACCCCGCCACCGGCCTGGCCCCACCCAAGGGCGAACGCCGGCTACCCAAGACCCTCGACACCGATCGCGCCCAGCAACTGCTCGACGGCGCCGTGGAGGACGACTTTCTCGCCCATCGTGACCAGGCGATCCTCGAACTGTTCTACTCCTCGGGCCTGCGCCTGTCGGAACTGACCGGGCTCAACCTCGATCAGCTGGATCTGGCCGACGGCCTGGTCCAGGTCCACGGCAAGGGCAGCAAGACCCGCGTGCTGCCGATTGGACGCAAGGCCCGCGAGGCCCTGCAGACCTGGCTGCCACTGCGCGCCCTGAGCAATCCGGCGGACGATGCGGTGTTCGTCAGCCAGCAGGGCCGGCGCCTCGGGCCTCGGGCCATTCAATTAAGGGTCAAGGCCGCTGGCGAGCGTGAGCTGGGACAGAACCTGCACCCGCACATGCTCCGCCACTCCTTCGCCAGCCACCTGCTGGAGTCGTCCCAGGACCTGCGCGGCGTGCAGGAACTGCTCGGCCACTCGGACATCAAGACCACGCAGATCTACACCCATCTGGACTTCCAGCACCTGGCAACTGTCTATGACAGCGCCCATCCACGGGCCAAACGCAGCAAGGACTCCTCGCAATGA
- a CDS encoding DUF484 family protein, whose product MSDQPQAPAEQPNELPEQSLEAATVAAYLEAHPNFFVDHEELLPALRIPHQRGDTVSLVERQMKILRERNIEMRHRLSQLMDVARDNDRLFDKTRRLILALMDAASLDDLVIAVEDSLRQDFQVPFVSLILFSDNAMPVGRWVSGAEAQQAIGGLLSEGKSVSGSLREHELDFLFGEEQRRQIGSTAVVAISHLGLHGVLAIASRDPQHYKSSVGTLFLSYIAEVLGRVVPRFTHSLRSVR is encoded by the coding sequence ATGAGCGATCAGCCACAGGCTCCAGCCGAACAGCCCAACGAACTGCCAGAGCAGAGCCTGGAGGCGGCCACCGTGGCCGCCTACCTGGAGGCTCATCCGAACTTCTTCGTCGACCACGAGGAACTGCTGCCGGCGCTACGTATCCCGCACCAGCGCGGCGATACGGTGTCGCTGGTCGAGCGGCAGATGAAAATCCTGCGCGAGCGCAACATCGAGATGCGTCATCGGCTGTCCCAGTTGATGGACGTCGCCCGTGACAACGACCGACTGTTCGACAAGACCCGTCGGCTGATTCTCGCGCTGATGGACGCCGCCAGCCTCGACGACCTGGTGATCGCTGTCGAGGACAGCCTGCGCCAGGACTTCCAGGTGCCCTTCGTCAGCCTGATCCTGTTCAGCGACAACGCCATGCCGGTGGGTCGCTGGGTCAGCGGCGCCGAAGCCCAGCAGGCAATCGGCGGGCTGCTCTCGGAAGGCAAGAGCGTCAGCGGCAGCCTGCGCGAGCACGAACTGGACTTCCTGTTCGGCGAAGAACAACGTCGGCAGATCGGCTCCACTGCCGTGGTCGCCATCAGCCATCTGGGCCTGCATGGCGTGCTCGCCATCGCCAGCCGCGACCCGCAGCACTACAAGAGTTCGGTCGGCACCCTGTTTCTCAGCTACATCGCCGAAGTCCTCGGGCGGGTCGTCCCGCGCTTCACCCACTCCCTGCGCTCGGTACGCTAG
- the dapF gene encoding diaminopimelate epimerase — protein sequence MLLRFTKMHGLGNDFMVLDLVSQHAHIQPKHAKQWGDRHTGIGFDQLLIVEAPSNPEVDFRYRIFNSDGSEVEQCGNGARCFARFVLDKRLTAKRRIRVETKSGIIELDVRQDGQISVDMGAPRLVPADIPFQAQAQALSYPLDVDGHTVELAAVSMGNPHAVLRVNDINAAPVHELGPKIEHHPRFPARVNVGFLQVIDRHRAQLRVWERGAGETQACGTGACAAAVAAISQGWMDSPVTIDLPGGRLSIEWAGVGQPVVMTGPAVRVYEGQVRL from the coding sequence ATGCTGCTGCGTTTTACCAAGATGCACGGCCTGGGCAACGACTTCATGGTCCTCGACCTGGTCAGCCAGCACGCGCACATCCAGCCCAAGCATGCCAAGCAATGGGGTGACCGGCATACCGGCATCGGTTTCGACCAGTTGCTGATTGTCGAGGCGCCGAGCAATCCCGAGGTGGACTTCCGCTACCGGATCTTCAACTCCGACGGTTCGGAAGTCGAACAGTGCGGCAACGGTGCGCGCTGCTTCGCCCGTTTCGTGCTGGACAAGCGCCTGACCGCCAAACGCCGGATTCGTGTCGAGACCAAGAGCGGTATCATCGAGCTGGATGTCCGTCAGGACGGCCAGATTAGCGTAGACATGGGCGCCCCGCGCCTGGTGCCGGCGGACATTCCGTTCCAGGCCCAGGCCCAGGCCCTGAGCTACCCGCTCGACGTCGATGGCCACACCGTCGAACTGGCCGCCGTGTCCATGGGCAACCCCCATGCGGTGCTGCGCGTCAACGATATCAATGCGGCTCCCGTCCACGAACTGGGCCCGAAGATCGAACACCATCCGCGCTTCCCGGCACGGGTCAACGTCGGTTTCCTCCAGGTGATCGACCGCCACCGCGCACAATTGCGCGTCTGGGAACGCGGTGCCGGGGAAACCCAGGCCTGCGGTACCGGCGCCTGCGCGGCGGCGGTGGCCGCCATCAGCCAAGGCTGGATGGACTCGCCGGTCACCATCGACCTGCCCGGCGGACGCCTGTCCATCGAGTGGGCGGGTGTCGGCCAGCCGGTGGTGATGACCGGACCGGCCGTGCGGGTGTATGAAGGACAAGTGCGTCTATAA
- the lysA gene encoding diaminopimelate decarboxylase: MDAFNYRDGELFAEGAALSAIAERFGTPTYVYSRAHIEAQYRAYADALEGTPHLVCFAVKANSNLGVLNLLARLGAGFDIVSRGELERVLAAGGRADRIVFSGVGKTREDMRRALEVGVHCFNVESAEELERLQQVAAELGVRAPISLRVNPDVDAGTHPYISTGLKENKFGIAIADAEEVYVRAAQSPNLEVLGVDCHIGSQLTSLDPFLDALDRLLGLIDRLGECGIYLQHIDLGGGVGVRYRDEEPPLVADYIKAVRERTAGRDLALMFEPGRFIVANAGVLLTRVEYLKHTEHKDFAIVDAAMNDLIRPSLYQAWMNVTAVRPRDAQPRTYDVVGPICETGDFLAKDRQLALEEGDLLAVHSAGAYGFVMSSNYNTRGRAAEVLVDGEQVIEIRRRETLAELYAGESLLPE, translated from the coding sequence ATGGACGCTTTCAACTACCGCGACGGTGAACTGTTCGCGGAAGGCGCGGCTTTGTCCGCCATTGCCGAGCGCTTTGGCACGCCCACCTATGTCTACTCGAGGGCCCATATCGAGGCGCAGTACCGCGCCTATGCCGACGCCCTCGAGGGCACACCGCACCTGGTATGCTTTGCGGTCAAGGCCAACTCGAACCTTGGCGTGCTGAACCTGCTGGCCCGCCTGGGTGCCGGCTTCGACATCGTGTCCCGTGGTGAGCTGGAACGTGTACTGGCCGCTGGCGGCCGTGCCGACCGGATCGTTTTCTCCGGCGTCGGCAAGACCCGCGAAGACATGCGACGGGCCCTGGAAGTCGGCGTGCACTGCTTCAACGTCGAATCCGCCGAAGAACTGGAGCGCCTGCAACAGGTGGCCGCCGAGCTGGGCGTACGTGCGCCGATCTCGCTGCGGGTCAACCCGGACGTGGATGCCGGCACCCACCCGTACATCTCCACCGGCCTCAAGGAAAACAAGTTCGGCATCGCCATTGCCGACGCCGAAGAAGTCTATGTTCGCGCGGCACAGTCGCCGAACCTGGAAGTGCTCGGCGTCGATTGCCATATCGGCTCGCAGCTGACCAGCCTGGATCCGTTCCTCGATGCCCTCGACCGCCTGCTGGGCCTGATCGACCGCCTCGGCGAGTGCGGCATCTACCTGCAGCACATCGACCTCGGTGGCGGTGTCGGCGTGCGGTATCGCGATGAAGAGCCGCCATTGGTGGCCGACTACATCAAGGCCGTGCGCGAGCGTACCGCTGGCCGCGACCTGGCCCTGATGTTCGAACCCGGCCGTTTCATCGTCGCCAATGCCGGCGTGCTGCTGACCCGGGTCGAATACCTCAAGCACACCGAACACAAGGATTTCGCCATCGTCGACGCGGCGATGAACGACCTGATCCGCCCGTCGCTGTACCAGGCCTGGATGAACGTCACCGCCGTGCGCCCACGCGATGCACAGCCGCGCACCTACGATGTGGTCGGCCCGATCTGCGAGACCGGTGACTTCCTGGCCAAGGACCGTCAACTGGCGCTGGAAGAAGGCGATCTGCTGGCCGTGCATTCGGCGGGCGCCTATGGCTTTGTCATGAGCTCCAACTACAACACTCGCGGTCGCGCCGCCGAAGTGCTGGTGGATGGCGAGCAGGTGATCGAGATCCGTCGCCGCGAAACGCTGGCCGAATTGTACGCCGGCGAAAGCCTGTTGCCGGAGTAA
- the lptM gene encoding LPS translocon maturation chaperone LptM, giving the protein MKRLISSLAALLAIACLVSACGQKGPLYLPDDSQNPNDQAKSSQSKAHKHDTYE; this is encoded by the coding sequence ATGAAGCGCCTGATCTCTTCCCTTGCTGCGCTCCTCGCGATCGCTTGCCTGGTCTCTGCCTGTGGGCAAAAAGGTCCACTGTATCTTCCTGATGACAGCCAGAACCCCAACGACCAGGCCAAGTCCTCGCAAAGCAAAGCGCACAAGCACGACACCTACGAGTAA
- the cyaY gene encoding iron donor protein CyaY: MSLNEARFHDLVDNTQQNLEDVFDESDLDVDLENSAGVLTVKFEDGSQLIFSRQEPLRQMWLAARSGGYHFDYDPESSRWVCDKSEELLSEIVARATWEQAGVKLDFDEI; this comes from the coding sequence ATGAGTTTGAATGAAGCCCGTTTTCACGATCTGGTGGATAACACCCAGCAAAACCTGGAAGACGTCTTCGACGAGAGTGACCTGGATGTGGACCTGGAAAACTCCGCCGGTGTGTTGACCGTGAAGTTCGAGGACGGCAGCCAGCTGATCTTCAGTCGCCAGGAACCCCTGCGCCAGATGTGGCTGGCCGCGCGCTCTGGCGGTTATCATTTCGACTATGACCCGGAGAGCAGCCGCTGGGTTTGCGACAAGAGCGAGGAACTGCTCAGCGAGATCGTCGCCCGTGCGACCTGGGAGCAGGCCGGCGTCAAGCTGGACTTCGACGAGATCTGA
- a CDS encoding DUF1289 domain-containing protein has product MVTQQPAPVRPAKPLYSNVSPAVPSPCVSLCRLDEQKICIGCFRHVEDIREWRSADDERRRVICERAGVRKAQA; this is encoded by the coding sequence ATGGTGACGCAGCAACCCGCTCCCGTGAGACCCGCCAAACCGCTCTACAGCAATGTCAGCCCGGCGGTACCTTCGCCCTGCGTGAGTCTTTGCCGGCTCGATGAGCAGAAAATTTGTATCGGCTGTTTTCGGCATGTCGAGGACATCCGCGAATGGCGATCGGCGGACGATGAGCGCCGGCGGGTGATCTGCGAGCGGGCCGGGGTGCGCAAGGCACAGGCCTGA
- the rnk gene encoding nucleoside diphosphate kinase regulator, producing the protein MSTAPSIILTRLDVQRLERLIDSLDDSLPGVVALQAELDRAESVVGHEEVPAGVVTMNSRVHCREEGSGKDYRLTLVYPQDANADEGRISILAPVGSALLGLQVGQHINWPAPGGKTLKLALLEVEYQPEAAGDYHL; encoded by the coding sequence ATGAGCACCGCACCTTCCATCATTCTCACCCGCCTCGACGTGCAGCGTCTGGAGCGCCTGATCGACAGCCTGGATGATTCACTGCCGGGTGTCGTCGCCTTGCAGGCCGAACTGGACCGCGCTGAAAGCGTCGTGGGGCACGAAGAAGTGCCGGCCGGTGTCGTAACCATGAATTCCCGGGTGCATTGTCGCGAGGAAGGCAGCGGCAAGGATTACCGCCTGACCCTGGTCTACCCCCAGGACGCCAATGCCGACGAAGGCCGGATCTCGATCCTCGCGCCGGTTGGCAGCGCCTTGCTCGGCTTGCAGGTGGGCCAGCACATCAACTGGCCGGCGCCGGGCGGCAAGACCCTGAAGCTGGCTCTGCTCGAAGTGGAATACCAGCCCGAAGCCGCTGGCGACTATCACCTCTGA
- a CDS encoding class I adenylate cyclase translates to MTRTHEIRPNLDEGIDRQVLNQLRSRFLKLNQGRLARALEGLSPRQQVVLNVLPLFFHVNHPLLPGYVSGSTPAGLSNYEPNDSALAEAQRLTRSFSYKTRPASLPRPIHGLFLMGSLGTLAQADQSDMDFWVCHASDLSQGELAELRKKCQLLEAWAASQGAEAHFFLIDPARFVRGERDAQLSSEDCGTTQHYLLLDEFYRTAIWLAGRTPLWWLVPVYEEPRYDQYTHTLLSKRFIRADECLDLGHLAHIPPGEFIGAGLWQLFKGIESPYKSVLKLLLTEVYASEHPQVECLSLRFKQAVFANRLDLDELDPYMVVYRRIEEYLKARNEPDRLELVRRSLYLKVNRKLTGGNTRNSSWQRLLLIRLAGEWGWDRRQLTLLDSRSQWKVRQVSAERRALVNELNHSYRFLTQFARTEQAVSLINKRDLNVLGRRLYAAFERKAGKIEFINPGIAPDMAEDTLTLVQSPNRKEPGQTHWALYNGSLGAHEWEHFAPIKRSRELLELLTWCHRNGVIDSSTRLALHPGSSDLTEFELFNLLGSLQQVIALPLNSVDEEQLLRPSIPGEVLILVNVGVDPLKHHRDLNILMTTERTDSLSYAGVRENLVLTLDQVTLNTWNEVLINRYDGPHALLDCLRDYLNNLPLGRDMPRLRVRCFCHNRAQFIAQRVEEVLNTVQELLLGNLNHRYLVQVQQHYHALELVPGHVNHIALDSTSMLLDYLSTDRSSYSPLHLDLRAMEEHDLALILPMGQPECVQVFYRINEDQADLYVLDEFNALWQQRLPFHDEQSLLVPLQRFLQSILYRREALMPMDASAPAKALDTLYYQLQPSAPGRARRVEARPAPQTPVNKPFYDVQAIVGKTGQDEVQVTLYCNQREFSELDYGNQLYIAVAQEIVGQRREVERYRCYITDLDLSGLVGEGVGSTNLHLRYKAELESSLNIALDLV, encoded by the coding sequence ATGACGCGCACCCACGAAATACGCCCGAACCTGGACGAGGGCATCGACCGCCAGGTGCTCAACCAGTTGCGCTCGCGCTTCCTGAAGCTCAATCAGGGCCGCCTCGCGCGGGCGCTGGAAGGCCTGTCGCCACGCCAGCAGGTGGTGCTGAACGTGCTGCCGCTGTTTTTCCATGTCAATCATCCGCTGCTGCCCGGCTACGTCTCGGGCAGCACACCGGCCGGCCTGTCGAACTACGAACCGAACGATTCGGCCCTGGCCGAAGCCCAGCGTCTGACTCGCTCGTTTTCCTACAAGACCCGCCCTGCCAGCCTGCCCCGTCCGATCCACGGGCTGTTCCTGATGGGCAGCCTGGGTACCCTGGCCCAGGCCGATCAGAGCGACATGGACTTCTGGGTCTGCCATGCCAGCGATCTGAGCCAGGGCGAGTTGGCCGAACTGCGCAAGAAATGCCAGTTGCTCGAAGCCTGGGCGGCCAGCCAGGGCGCCGAAGCCCACTTCTTCCTGATCGACCCGGCCCGCTTCGTCCGTGGCGAGCGCGACGCACAACTGAGTTCGGAAGACTGCGGCACCACCCAGCACTACCTGCTGCTGGACGAGTTCTACCGCACCGCCATCTGGCTCGCCGGACGCACACCTCTGTGGTGGCTGGTGCCGGTGTACGAAGAGCCGCGCTACGACCAGTACACCCATACATTGCTGTCCAAACGGTTCATCCGCGCGGATGAATGCCTGGATCTGGGCCACCTCGCGCACATTCCACCGGGAGAGTTCATCGGCGCCGGGCTCTGGCAACTGTTCAAAGGTATCGAATCACCCTACAAGTCAGTGCTCAAACTGCTGCTGACCGAGGTCTATGCCAGCGAACATCCCCAGGTCGAATGCCTGAGCCTGCGGTTCAAGCAGGCAGTGTTCGCCAACCGGCTCGACCTCGACGAGTTGGACCCGTACATGGTGGTCTACCGGCGGATCGAGGAATACCTCAAGGCCCGCAACGAACCGGATCGCCTGGAGCTGGTGCGGCGCAGCCTTTACCTCAAGGTCAACCGCAAGCTCACGGGCGGCAATACACGCAACAGCAGCTGGCAACGCCTGCTGCTGATCCGCCTGGCCGGCGAATGGGGCTGGGACCGTCGACAACTGACCCTGCTCGACAGCCGCAGCCAGTGGAAAGTCCGTCAGGTCAGCGCCGAACGTCGTGCGCTGGTCAACGAACTCAACCACAGCTACCGCTTCCTGACCCAGTTCGCCCGTACCGAACAGGCCGTCAGCCTGATCAACAAACGCGACCTCAACGTGCTCGGTCGCAGGCTCTACGCAGCGTTCGAGCGCAAGGCCGGCAAGATCGAATTCATCAACCCCGGCATTGCCCCGGACATGGCCGAAGACACCCTCACCCTGGTCCAGTCACCCAACCGCAAGGAGCCGGGGCAGACCCATTGGGCGCTCTACAATGGCAGCCTGGGCGCCCACGAGTGGGAGCATTTCGCACCGATCAAGCGCAGCCGCGAACTGCTCGAACTGCTCACCTGGTGCCATCGCAACGGCGTGATCGACAGCAGCACCCGCCTGGCCCTGCATCCCGGCAGCAGCGACCTGACCGAATTCGAACTGTTCAACCTGCTCGGCAGCCTGCAGCAAGTGATCGCCCTGCCGCTCAACAGCGTCGACGAGGAACAGTTGCTGCGCCCCAGCATCCCGGGCGAGGTACTGATTCTGGTGAATGTCGGCGTCGACCCGCTCAAGCATCACCGCGACCTGAATATCCTGATGACCACCGAACGCACCGACTCGCTGAGTTATGCCGGTGTCCGGGAAAACCTGGTCCTGACCCTCGACCAGGTTACGCTCAACACCTGGAACGAGGTGCTGATCAACCGCTACGACGGCCCACATGCTCTGCTCGATTGCCTGCGAGACTACCTCAACAACCTGCCGCTGGGCCGCGACATGCCCCGGCTACGGGTACGCTGCTTCTGCCACAACCGTGCACAGTTCATCGCCCAGCGCGTCGAGGAAGTGCTCAACACCGTCCAGGAACTGCTGCTGGGCAACCTCAACCATCGTTATCTGGTACAGGTCCAGCAGCATTACCACGCACTGGAACTGGTACCCGGCCACGTCAACCACATCGCCCTGGACAGCACGTCGATGCTGCTCGACTACCTGAGCACCGACCGGTCGAGCTATAGCCCGTTGCACCTGGACCTGCGTGCCATGGAAGAACACGACCTGGCCCTGATCCTGCCGATGGGCCAGCCCGAGTGCGTGCAGGTGTTCTACCGAATCAACGAAGACCAGGCCGATCTGTACGTGCTGGATGAGTTCAATGCCCTGTGGCAACAGCGCCTGCCGTTCCACGACGAGCAGAGCCTGCTGGTGCCGCTGCAACGCTTCCTGCAGTCGATCCTCTACCGTCGCGAAGCCTTGATGCCGATGGACGCCTCAGCTCCCGCCAAGGCCCTGGATACCCTGTATTACCAGTTGCAGCCTTCGGCACCCGGCCGGGCACGGCGGGTCGAGGCACGGCCTGCGCCGCAAACACCCGTGAACAAGCCGTTCTACGACGTCCAGGCGATTGTCGGCAAGACCGGCCAGGACGAAGTCCAGGTCACCCTGTACTGCAATCAGCGGGAATTTTCCGAACTCGACTACGGCAACCAGCTGTACATCGCGGTCGCCCAGGAAATCGTCGGCCAGCGGCGCGAGGTCGAGCGCTACCGCTGCTATATCACCGACCTGGACCTCAGCGGCCTGGTCGGCGAAGGGGTGGGATCAACCAATCTGCACCTGCGCTACAAGGCCGAGCTGGAAAGCTCGCTGAATATCGCGCTGGATCTGGTCTGA
- a CDS encoding TIGR02647 family protein yields MSYTPELVAELEILALFNLGSSQEGLKIHQTAAPSAIAAAQRLFDKELITQVDGGYLTSLGRDAAEHAQGLLTILNVKEAA; encoded by the coding sequence ATGTCGTATACCCCTGAGTTGGTTGCCGAACTGGAAATCCTTGCACTGTTCAACCTGGGGAGTTCCCAGGAGGGCCTGAAAATTCATCAGACTGCCGCCCCATCCGCCATTGCCGCCGCCCAACGCCTATTCGACAAGGAACTGATCACCCAGGTCGATGGCGGCTACCTGACCAGCCTGGGCCGCGATGCCGCCGAACATGCCCAGGGCCTGCTGACCATCCTGAACGTCAAAGAAGCCGCCTGA